In the Azospirillum humicireducens genome, CGCAGGCGCCGCGTCGGCGGGCAGCAGATACTCCCGCTCCCCGATCCCGACGGCGAGGCCGGTATAATAGACGAAGCCCAGGTCGGCACCGGACAGCGCCTCGCGGAAGCGCTCGAGCGCCGACTCCATCGCGACCTTCCCGACATTGTCGGCCCGCGTCACCGAGAAGCCGGCCTTGCGCAGCGCGGACACCATCACCCGTGCATTTGCGGCGGCCTGTTCCGGCCGGCTGTCGAGTCCGTCGTAGCGTCCATTGTCGATGACCAGCGCCACCCGCTTTCCGCTGTCGGCCACTGCACCGCAGAAGGGCGGGGCGGCCAGCAGCGCCGCGGCGAGAATGGTCCCCGCAAGGGTTCGTATCCATGGCCGGGTGGCGGGGAATAGGGCATTGCGCGGCCGGGCGATCATCGTCAAGGCGTTCCGTCCTCCGTCTTCGCGGCGGCCTTCCGCAGGGCGCGGCCAATCGAGCCGCCGCCCTTCCGGGCTGCGTACCGCCGCCGGGAGCATAGCCTTTTCCGCCGTTGCGGGGCCCCGCTCTTTCGGGGCGTCCGGCGATGGCCGCATTACCCCGCGCGGATGGGTATCCTGTGCCCCGGCGGCGTCGGGAGTCCCGTTCCAACTCGCCGAACAAGCTCGCCGAGGGCGCGAGGTATCGCTTTCCCTTCGCCGCGAAGCCGCCTATATGACGCTCCTTCGCAGACAACGAGGTTCGCCATGCCGCCCGCAAAGTCGTCCGTCGTCCGGATGTCCGACACCGAAATCGCCCGCGTGCAGATGTACCTGCGCAAGACGCTGGGCAATCAGAAGATCGTGATCGAGCCGCCGGCCAAGGCCGGCCAGTCGGCCGAGGTGACGGTGGATGGCGAGTTCTTCGGCACGCTGAACCGTGACGAGGACGAGGGCGAGGTCTCCTATGCCCTGAACGTCGTCATTCTGGAAGAGGATCTGCCGGAGCCGCCGGCCATCCCGCGCCGCTGATCCCTGGCCTTTTCCTGACGTTCCCCACTGGCGCCTTAGCGGCTGTGAGCGCGAAGCTCCGCCGCCAGGGCTGCCAGCAGGGTCTGCCCGCCCGACAGGGTCAGACCGCGCACCAGTACGATCGCCTTGTGCCCGCCGCGCCGGTGCATGACCAGCCGCACGTTGCGGCTGCCGGCGGCCTTCAGCTCGGCCTTGACCGCGTCATTGGGCGCCACGTCGCCGGCAACCAGCCTCAATTCCGCCTTGTGCCCGTAATCGTGCGCCGGATCGATCCAGGCGACGAACAGCGGCTTGCCGCCCACCATCGGATAGAGCGCCAAATCCCGGATCGTCTCGTGCGCATGGATGCGGGTGCCGTCCACCGTCAATCCGCGCTCCGTCACGCCCAGCCGCACGGCCCGGCGCTGCACCGTCTCCGTCAGCGTCACCACCCACAGCAGCAGCACGGGCGCCGCACAGAAGACGGCGAGCCATTGCAGCATGTCCGACAGCTCCTCCGGCGCCAATCCGGCTCCGGCGACGAAGCCCGTCGCCAGCAGCCCGGCGATCAGCAGATAGCGGGTGCGGATCACCGGGGTCAGCACCGGCCTCGCCACGAAAACGGCTCCGGCCCCGCCGTCTTCGCGGGTGATCTCCAGGCTGGGCGGTGGCTTGGCGGCTGGCATATCGGCGGGATCGGGGCAGGGGTGGGGGCGTGATCCTGTGCCGGGGGCGTGCTGGCCGTCCAGTTCTTTCGCCTGTCGCCCGATCCGGCACAGACCCGCGGAGCGTGCCGGGGACCGGGTTGCCGTTCGCCACCGCCTTTCTCCAACTGCGCCTGGTTCCACGCCCCTGGTGCAGCAACCGCACCGGTGATAGCGTGAATCCGAGCGTTTCCAGACCGACCCGCCCAGCCTGACCAGCCGCGAAGGACTGTCGCCTGTGACCTCCGCCGATCCGCTCGATGCCCGGGAGACCACTGTTTCGCGGCGAGGCCCGGAACAGTCCGCCGCGTCCGTGGTGGTGGAGGCACGCAAGCTCTCACTGGTCTATCCCACTGCGGACAAGCCGGTCATGGCATTGAGCGAGGTGGATCTCTCCATCGCCAAGGGTGATTTCGTCTCGCTGATCGGCCCCAGCGGCTGCGGCAAGACCACGCTTTTGCGCGTTATCGCCGACCTAGAGCGCCCGACCTCCGGCCATATCGCCATCGAAGGCATGACGCCGGAACAGGCGCGGCTGAAGCGGCTCTATGGCTATGTTTTCCAGGCGCCGGCGCTCTATCCCTGGCGTACGGTGGAGCGCAACGTGATGCTGCCGCTGGAGATCATGGGGATCGCCGGTGCCGAGCGGCGGGCCCGCGCCCGCGAACAGCTGGAGCGGGTCGGCTTGGTCGGCTTCGAGCGCAAATTTCCCTGGCAGCTGTCCGGCGGCATGCAGCAGCGGGTGTCCATTGCCCGCGCGCTGGCTCTTCAGCCCGACCTGCTGCTGATGGACGAGCCGTTCGGCGCGCTCGACGAGATCACCCGCGACCACCTGAACCTGCATCTGACCCAACTGTGGCGGGCGACCGGCAAGACCTGTGTCTTCGTCACCCATTCGATCGCCGAGGCGGTGTTCCTCTCCACCCGCATCGTGGTGATGAGCCCGCGGCCCGGCCGCATCCTGGACATCATCGACTGCAGTTCCCTGCCGCATGAGCGCAAGTTGGACATCCGCGAATCGCCGGAATTCGCCGCCATCGCCCACCGCGTGCGCGAGGGGCTGAAGGAAGGGCACAGCTACGATGATTAGCCGTGGGCTTCCGGTGACGGTGATGACGCTGCTGTTGCTGGCGGCCTGGTACATCGGGGCGGCGTGGCTGAACTGGCCGCAGGCGGCGGAAGCTCTGACGCGCGCCAACAAGCCGGCCGGCTTCGCAGATGTGCTGGCCCAGGCCTACGCGATGAAGCGGCCGATCCTGCCCACCCCCGATCAGGTGGTGGCGGAGCTGTGGACCTCCCTGACCGGCTACGCGCCGACCAGTCCGCGCAATCTGCTGTTCCACGCCTGGGTGACGGCGGAAGCGGCGCTGGCCGGTCTGGCGATGGGGCTGGTCCTGGGCATCCTGCTGGCGGCGGGCATCGTCTATACCCGCACGCTGGAGGCAAGCCTGCTGCCCTGGGTGATCGCGTCGCAGACCATCCCCATCCTGGCCATTGCGCCGATGATCGTCGTCATCCTCGGCAACATCGGGCTGACCGGGCTGCTGCCGAAGGCGGTGATCTGCATGTATCTCTGCTTCTTCCCGATCACGGTCGGCATGGTGAAGGGGCTGCGCTCCGCCGATCCGCTGTGGCTCGACCTGATGCGGACCTATTCGGCGAGCGGGATGCGCGCCTTCTGGTCGCTGCGGCTGCCGGCCTCCATGCCCTTCCTGTTCGCCAGCCTCAAGGTGTCGGTCGCCATCAGCGTGGTCGGCGCCATCGTGGGGGAGCTTCCGACCGGCGGGCAGGCCGGGCTGGGGGCGCGGCTGCTATCGGGCTCCTATTACGGCCAGACCGTGCAGATCTGGGCGGCGCTGATCATGGCCTCGCTGCTGTCGGTGGCGCTGATCGCAGTCGTACGCGGGCTGGAGCTGGTCCTGCTGGGCAGGGCGGGTGCGCGATGAGCGGTTTGGCGAGCGATGAGGCGACGAGCCCCTACCGCCCCAGCCTGCGCACGGCCGCCGATTGGGGGCTGGTCGCCATCGCCCTGCCGGTGCTGTCCGCATTGGCCCTTCCGCTGGGTGTCCGGGATGGTGCGTCTGCCGGTTGGTTGGGCGGAACCATGGCGCCGCTGTTCCTGATCGGGGTGGTGCTGGCGGTTGTCGCCGGGGCATCGGCACCGAAGCGGGTGTGGGGCGCCTGGGCGGAGCTGGCCGGCGTCGCGCTGGCCTGGCTGCTGCCCCTGCATCTGCTGAACGAGGGGCTGGACCTGTCGGCCGGATGGGGGCTGTGGCTGTTCTTGGGCGCGGCGACGCTGCTGCTGTGGCGGGTGATGGGGGTGCTGGCCGGGGTGCCGGGCTGGACCCGCTCGGTCGTCGTGCCCGGCCTGTTCGGGATTGGTCTGCTGGTGGGGTGGGAGGTGCTGGTGCGCGGTTTCCAGGTGCCGGCCATCCTGCTGCCGCCGCCAAGCCGCATCGCGTCGGCTCTGGCCGCCCATGCGCCGGTGCTGTGGGACGATTTCCGCCAGACCGTGCTGACCTCGGTTCTGCGCGGCTATGCGATGGGTTGCGGTGCCGGGTTCCTGGTGGCAATCCTTGCCGACCGCGTGCCCTTTCTTGCCCGTGGATTGCTGCCGCTCGGCAATCTCGCCAGCGCCATCCCGGTGGTCGGCATCGCGCCGATCATGGTGATGTGGTTCGGCTTCGACTGGCAGTCGAAGGCGGCGGTCATCGTCGTCATGACCTTCTTCCCGATGCTGATCAACACACTGGCGGGGCTCGGCAATTCGGAGCGCATCCAGCTCGACCTGATGCGCAGCTATGCCGCCGGCTATGGCCGCACCCTGGTCAAGCTGCGACTGCCGAACGCGCTGCCCTTTCTGTTCAACGGTTTGAAGATCAACTCCACCCTGGCGCTGATCGGCGCCATCGTCGCCGAATTTTTCGGCACGCCTGTGGTCGGAATGGGTTTCCGCATCTCCACCGAGGTGGCGAGGATGAACCTGGACATCGTCTGGGCCACCATCGCGGTGGCGGCGCTGACCGGTTCCGGGCTGTATGGTGCGCTGGCGTTGCTGGAGCGGGCGACGACGGCCTGGCATCCGTCGATGCGGCAGCGGTAAGCACGCCCTGCGTAGCGCTGGCACGGCCATTGCTTTCGTTCTGCCGTTCCAGCCGGCATAGGGAGGTGGGCATGGCCGACATCGTCGTTCTGAAGCATGTCCGCCTGTCGCGGGCCCTGCAGGCCATCGAGATGGCCGCGGCCTCGCTGGACGGCGAGCTTGCGGCCCTTCATGCCGCCGGACGGGCCGGTCTGCTCGGAAACCATGCCGAGGAGGCCACGCTTCTGCGCACCTATGTCCGCACCTTGCGCGTCCTGTTGCAGGCGATGACACCCGACGAGGTGGACGAGGCCGGGCTCGGCGAGCGCCATGCTCTGGCGGAGCTCGCGGTCGGCCGTTGTGCCGCGGCGTTGCGGGTGCTCGACCTGCCGGCTGGCGGCGGATCGCTGAGCGGCCTCGCCTGACGTTCCTGTCGGGAAGCTGACAGCCTCTTGACGCCTTCCGGCCACTGCCATACTGCCGTATGGCTGGGATGCGGGATGCCTTTCTCCTCTCCGCCGCCGGGACGCCGCGCTATAGTGGCAGGCCCAACGAACAGTCGGACCCAAGCCGACCAAGGTGCAGGCACAAAAAGGGCGCGATGAGGCTTCTCGTTTCCGATCTGACCCACCGCTATGAGGATCTGACCGTCCTGGACGGCATCGACCTGACGCTGGCGGAGGGCGAAATCCTGGCGGTGATCGGCCCCAGCGGCTGTGGGAAATCGACGCTGCTCGGCATCGCCGGCGGTATCGTCGCCCCGACCTCCGGCAGCATCCGGGTGGAGGGGGAGGTGCCGGACGGTTGCCTGAACCCGATCACCTTCATCTTCCAGGACTTCGCCCTGCTGCCCTGGCGCACGGTGGAGGACAACATCGCCCTGGTGCTGGAGCATCATCCGCTCTCATCCGCCGACCGGCGGGAGCGCATCGACAGCGGCCTGCGCCGCATGGGGCTGTCGGAGTTCCGCAAGGCCCTGCCCAAGCAGCTGTCCGGCGGCATGCGCCAGCGGGTGGGCATCGCCCGCGCGCTGGCGGTGCGTCCGGCCATGCTGCTGCTGGACGAGCCGCTGTCGGCGCTCGACGCCCAGACGCGCGAGCTGCTGATGGACGATTTCCTGGAGCTGTGGCGGCGGGAGAAGACCACCGCCCTCTATGTCACCCACAATCTGGACGAGGCGCTGCGGCTGGCCGACCGGGTTTGCGTGTTGAGCCGCCGCCCCGGCCGCATCCGCGAACTGGTCACCATCGAGGAACCGCGGGAGCGCCGGCAGGAGCCGTCGGCCCAGGCCCATCTGGCCGAAGTGCGCGACCGCCTGTGGCACCTGATGAAGGCCGAAGCCCAGATGGCCGACCGGGAGATCGCCCGTGCCTGACAGCCTGAACCCGACGGGCGTTCCGCCCAGCCCGGCCCTGGGCCAGCCCGTCCGCTTCCGCGGCGGCGGTTTTACCGTGAAGCGCCATCCCTGGGCGGCGCTGGCCGCCTTCGCCCTGCTGATCGCGGTTTGGGAAGGGGCGAGCCGCCTCGGCCTCGCCAGCCCGCTGTTCCTGCCGCCGCCGAGCGCCGTCGCCCGCGCGCTGGCCGGCATGGTGGCGGACGGATCGCTGTGGCTGAACCTGAAGGCGTCTCTGGCGCGCATCGCCGTCGGCTGGGTGCTGGGTACGGCGGGCGGCATGCTGGTCGGCTTCGCCATGGGCATTTTCTCCACCGCCCGCGCGGTCGGCGTGCCGCTGGTGTCGGCCTTCTTCCCGATCCCGAAGATCGCCCTCTTGCCGCTGTTCATCCTTTGGTTCGGCATCGGCGAGCCGTCGAAATTCGCCACCATCGGTTTCGGCGTCTTCTTCCCCACCGTGATCGCCACCTACAGCGCCATCGATTCGGTGCCGCGCAACCTGATCCGCATGGCGCAGAGCTTCGGCCTGCCCTGGCGGTCGATCCTTCGTTCCATCGTCCTGCCGGGTGCCTTGCCGGGCATTCTGGCCGGTTTCCGCATCACCGCGTCGATCGCGCTGATCCTGGTGGTGGCGGCGGAGATGATCGGGGCGGAGTACGGCATCGGTGCCTTCGTGCTGATGGCCGGCAATTTGATGCAGACCGACACGCTGCTGGCCGGCGTGCTGGTGCTGTCGCTGCTGGGGCTCGCCATTGGCACCGTGCTGTCGCAGCTCGAACGGCGTCTGCTGAACTGGCGCTGACCGCCCCATTCCAAGAAACCTGAACCATCATCGGGAGGATTTCCGTCCATGACCCTCGCAGGCCTCACCCGGCGCGCCCTGATCGCCACTGCCGGCGCCGCCTTCGCCGCCGGCACCCTGATGTCCGCCGCGCTGGCGCAGCCGCTGGAGAAGGCGACGGTCGGCGTGCTGGCGCTGTCCTCCTCCGGGCCGATCTTCATCGCCAAGGCCAAGGGCTATTTCGAGAAGGAAGGGCTGGACGTCGAGCTGAAGATGTTCACCTCGGCCCAGCAGGTGCCGGTCGCCGTGACCTCGGGCGATGTCGATTTCGGCGTGACCGGCCTGACCGCCGGCTTCTACAACCTCGCCTCCAAGGGCGCCGTTACCATCATCGCCGCACAGAGCCGCGATGAGCCGGGCTTCCCCTTGAGCGCCTATCTCGCGACCAACGCCGCCTATGACGCCGGGCTGAAGACGCCGGCCGACCTGAAGGGCAAGCGGGTCGCCATCACCACCGTCGGCTCGACCTTCCATTACATGATCGGGCTTCTGGCGCAGAAGCACGGCTTCACGGTCAAGGACGTCACCATGGTGCCGTTGCAGGACGTGCCGAAGATGGTCGCTGCCTTCCGGGGCGGGCAGGTTGACGCCATCATCGCGCCCTCCACCGTGTCGCGGCAGCTGGTGGCCGATGGCGCCGGCAAGATGCTGGGCTGGGTCGGCGACGAGACGCCCTGGCAGCTCGGCGCTCTGTTCACCGCGCCGAAGACGATGAAGGACCGCCGGCCGCTGGCGGAGAAGTTCGTCCGCGCCTACAAGACCGCGCTGGCCGAATATCACGCCGCCTTCAATGGCAAGGACGCCTCGGGCGCTCTGGTGAAGGGCCCCGGCTATGACGAGCTGCTGACTATCATCGCCGACGCGACCAAGCAGAAGCCGGACATCGCCGCCGCCGGCCTGCCCTATGTCGACCCGCAGGCCCGCCTGCTGGTGGACGACATCGTCAACCAGGTGAAGTTCTGGCAGTCGGAAGGTCAGGTCGACAAGGCGCTCGACCCGAAGTCGGTGATGGACCTTAGCATCGCCGGGAAGTGACGAGTGCGGGAGGGGGCGGTCACACAGCCAGATAGGCCGCCCTCACCCCGTCATCCGCCAGCAACTCCGCCATCGTGCCGGTCCAACGCAGGCGGCCGGTTTCGATGACGCAGGCGCGGTCGGCGGCCGCCGAGGCGAAGGACAGGCTCTGTTCGGACAGCAGCACCGACAGCCCCTCCGCCTTCAGGCGCCGGACCGCGTCGGCCATCTGCTTGACGATCAGCGGTGCCAGACCTTCGGACGGCTCGTCCAGCAGCAGCAGCGACGGGTTGCCCATCAGCGTGCGGGCCAGCGTCAGCATCTGCTGTTCGCCGCCGCTCATCCGGGTGCCGCGCCGTCCGCGCATCTCCGCGAGGTTGGGGAACAGGGCGAACAGCTTCTCCGGCGTCCAGGCCGGCGCGCCGGGGCGGGGCGGCTGGCGTCCGACCTCCAGATTCTCCTCCACCGTCAAATCGGCGAAGATGCGACGGTCCTCCGGCACATAGCCGACGCCGAGACGGGCGATGCGGTGGGCAGGCAGGGTGCCGATATCCCGGCCATCGAAGCGCAAGGTCGCCGCGCGCCGCTCGACCAGCCCCATGATCGCCTTCAACGTGGTGGTTTTGCCCGCGCCGTTGCGGCCCATCAGCGCCACCACCTCGCCCCGTCCGACGGTCAGGGCGATGCCGTCGAGGATGTGGGCGCGGCCGTACCAGGCCTGGAGTCCGTCCACCGCCAGCAGGGGTTCGCTCACGCCTCGCCTCCCAGATAGACGGATTGCACGCGCGGGTTCGCCCGCACCTGATCCGGCGGGCCTTCCGCGATCAGCCGGCCGCGGTCGAGCACCAGCACGCGGGTGGCGTGGCCGAACACGGCATCCATGTCATGTTCGGTGAACAGCACGGCGAGCCCGCGCTCGCGCACCAGCTCGGCCGTCAGCGCCATCAGGGCGAGCCGTTCGGCCGGCGCCATGCCGGCGGTCGGCTCGTCCATCAGCAGCACCGTCGGCTCGCTCGCCATCGCCATCGCCAGCTCGACCCGCTTCACGTCGCCATAGGCCAGCACGCCGCAAGGGCGGTCGGCTTGG is a window encoding:
- a CDS encoding DUF3126 family protein, giving the protein MSDTEIARVQMYLRKTLGNQKIVIEPPAKAGQSAEVTVDGEFFGTLNRDEDEGEVSYALNVVILEEDLPEPPAIPRR
- a CDS encoding ABC transporter ATP-binding protein; translated protein: MTSADPLDARETTVSRRGPEQSAASVVVEARKLSLVYPTADKPVMALSEVDLSIAKGDFVSLIGPSGCGKTTLLRVIADLERPTSGHIAIEGMTPEQARLKRLYGYVFQAPALYPWRTVERNVMLPLEIMGIAGAERRARAREQLERVGLVGFERKFPWQLSGGMQQRVSIARALALQPDLLLMDEPFGALDEITRDHLNLHLTQLWRATGKTCVFVTHSIAEAVFLSTRIVVMSPRPGRILDIIDCSSLPHERKLDIRESPEFAAIAHRVREGLKEGHSYDD
- a CDS encoding ABC transporter permease; the encoded protein is MISRGLPVTVMTLLLLAAWYIGAAWLNWPQAAEALTRANKPAGFADVLAQAYAMKRPILPTPDQVVAELWTSLTGYAPTSPRNLLFHAWVTAEAALAGLAMGLVLGILLAAGIVYTRTLEASLLPWVIASQTIPILAIAPMIVVILGNIGLTGLLPKAVICMYLCFFPITVGMVKGLRSADPLWLDLMRTYSASGMRAFWSLRLPASMPFLFASLKVSVAISVVGAIVGELPTGGQAGLGARLLSGSYYGQTVQIWAALIMASLLSVALIAVVRGLELVLLGRAGAR
- a CDS encoding ABC transporter permease → MSGLASDEATSPYRPSLRTAADWGLVAIALPVLSALALPLGVRDGASAGWLGGTMAPLFLIGVVLAVVAGASAPKRVWGAWAELAGVALAWLLPLHLLNEGLDLSAGWGLWLFLGAATLLLWRVMGVLAGVPGWTRSVVVPGLFGIGLLVGWEVLVRGFQVPAILLPPPSRIASALAAHAPVLWDDFRQTVLTSVLRGYAMGCGAGFLVAILADRVPFLARGLLPLGNLASAIPVVGIAPIMVMWFGFDWQSKAAVIVVMTFFPMLINTLAGLGNSERIQLDLMRSYAAGYGRTLVKLRLPNALPFLFNGLKINSTLALIGAIVAEFFGTPVVGMGFRISTEVARMNLDIVWATIAVAALTGSGLYGALALLERATTAWHPSMRQR
- a CDS encoding ABC transporter ATP-binding protein; the protein is MRLLVSDLTHRYEDLTVLDGIDLTLAEGEILAVIGPSGCGKSTLLGIAGGIVAPTSGSIRVEGEVPDGCLNPITFIFQDFALLPWRTVEDNIALVLEHHPLSSADRRERIDSGLRRMGLSEFRKALPKQLSGGMRQRVGIARALAVRPAMLLLDEPLSALDAQTRELLMDDFLELWRREKTTALYVTHNLDEALRLADRVCVLSRRPGRIRELVTIEEPRERRQEPSAQAHLAEVRDRLWHLMKAEAQMADREIARA
- a CDS encoding ABC transporter permease is translated as MPDSLNPTGVPPSPALGQPVRFRGGGFTVKRHPWAALAAFALLIAVWEGASRLGLASPLFLPPPSAVARALAGMVADGSLWLNLKASLARIAVGWVLGTAGGMLVGFAMGIFSTARAVGVPLVSAFFPIPKIALLPLFILWFGIGEPSKFATIGFGVFFPTVIATYSAIDSVPRNLIRMAQSFGLPWRSILRSIVLPGALPGILAGFRITASIALILVVAAEMIGAEYGIGAFVLMAGNLMQTDTLLAGVLVLSLLGLAIGTVLSQLERRLLNWR
- a CDS encoding ABC transporter substrate-binding protein — its product is MTLAGLTRRALIATAGAAFAAGTLMSAALAQPLEKATVGVLALSSSGPIFIAKAKGYFEKEGLDVELKMFTSAQQVPVAVTSGDVDFGVTGLTAGFYNLASKGAVTIIAAQSRDEPGFPLSAYLATNAAYDAGLKTPADLKGKRVAITTVGSTFHYMIGLLAQKHGFTVKDVTMVPLQDVPKMVAAFRGGQVDAIIAPSTVSRQLVADGAGKMLGWVGDETPWQLGALFTAPKTMKDRRPLAEKFVRAYKTALAEYHAAFNGKDASGALVKGPGYDELLTIIADATKQKPDIAAAGLPYVDPQARLLVDDIVNQVKFWQSEGQVDKALDPKSVMDLSIAGK
- a CDS encoding ABC transporter ATP-binding protein, with protein sequence MSEPLLAVDGLQAWYGRAHILDGIALTVGRGEVVALMGRNGAGKTTTLKAIMGLVERRAATLRFDGRDIGTLPAHRIARLGVGYVPEDRRIFADLTVEENLEVGRQPPRPGAPAWTPEKLFALFPNLAEMRGRRGTRMSGGEQQMLTLARTLMGNPSLLLLDEPSEGLAPLIVKQMADAVRRLKAEGLSVLLSEQSLSFASAAADRACVIETGRLRWTGTMAELLADDGVRAAYLAV